The region TATTACGGTGCCGGAACTGGTAGAAATCGATGCAGGGGATTACGAAGGCATTTTTACATCTGACCTCGGTCGTCGCTTTTCCCAGGTTGTATCCGAGCTGGACGAAAACGCCGAGCTGGCTTGTGCGCCTGGAGGGGAATCCCTTTCCATGGTGCAGGAGCGTGGCTGGAAAGTTATAGAAGACGTTCTGGCTAAACATAACGGTGAAACGGTGCTGGTTGTTACCCATTATTTTGTTATTCTTACCATCGTCTGTAAAGTGTTAAATTTGCCGCTCGTCAATATAAGCCGGTTTTACATGGACACCGGTGCCATAAGCACTATCAACCTGAATGGCTCCATCCCCAGGCTGGAAATGTTTAATCTTCTTCCTTGAATTTCGGAGCGAGTTTTTAAGATGACTTGTGAAGACGCTTCAAATTTGGAACAACAGCTAATAGAAGGCTATCAGGCTAGAGCCGAGGAAGAGGCTCGATGTGCTAGCGAATGGGAAATCGTATCTGTGGAAAACTGGCCGGAATAAAGCACCTTCCAAAACTT is a window of Dehalococcoidales bacterium DNA encoding:
- a CDS encoding histidine phosphatase family protein, with product MARIILARHGETEWNKLMRVQGGKSDVPLNDFGRSQAQKARDFLHKEVFHAVYASPLCRALETARIITEGRSLDIITVPELVEIDAGDYEGIFTSDLGRRFSQVVSELDENAELACAPGGESLSMVQERGWKVIEDVLAKHNGETVLVVTHYFVILTIVCKVLNLPLVNISRFYMDTGAISTINLNGSIPRLEMFNLLP